A window of Mycolicibacterium madagascariense genomic DNA:
GTCCGCGGTAGGCCGCCACCAGCACGGCGATCGTCGTCGACTTGCCCGCCCCCGGCGGACCCGTGATGCCGATCGTGCGCACCGGGTGGTGGCCGACGACCGCGAGAACCTCGCTGCGCCGGTCACTCTCGATCAGGCTCAGCAGCCGACCCACCGCGCGAGTCGATCCGTTGCGCGCCGCGGCGACGAGCTCCTCGATGGTCATCGACTGATCAGCTCCTCGCGTCGCGGCGACTGTATCCCCGCATCGGGACCACGGCTGGACCTTCCGACGACCGCTGCGGAGAATGTTATTCTCCAGATCCGAGAGGAATAGTCGCACGAAGGGGAGCTACGTGGATATCGAGGGCAATTCCGCCATCGTCGTCGGCGGTGCCGGCGGATTGGGCGAGGCGACCGTGCGCCGCCTGCACGCCGCGGGCGCCAAGGTCGTCGTCGCCGACATGGCCGACGACAAGGGCAAGGCCCTCGAGAGCGAGCTGGGCGTCCGCTACGTCCAAACCGACGCCACGTCCGAGGAATCGGTGCAGGCGGCCATCGCCGAGGCGGTAGCCCTTGGGCCACTGCGCATCTCGGTGGACACGCACGGTGGGCCTGCCAGCGGTGGCCGCCTCGTCGGCAAGGACGGCTCCGCGCTGGCGCTCGACGGGTTCAAGACCACGATCGAGTTCTACCTGACGGCCGTCTTCAACGTCATGCGGCTGTCCGCGGCGGCGATCGCACAGTCCGACCCCCTGGAGGAGGGCGGTCGCGGCGTCATCGTCAACACCGCGTCGATCGCCGGCTACGAGGGCCAGGTCGGCCAGCTTCCCTACGCGGCCGCCAAGGGTGGCGTGTTGGGCATGACGCTGGTCGCCGCGCGCGACCTGTCGCCGCTCGGCATCCGCGTGGTGACCATCGCCCCCGGCACCATCAACACGCCCGCCTACGGCAAGGCCGCCGACCAGCTCGAGCAGTATTGGGGCCCGCAGGTGCCGTTCCCCAAGCGCATGGGCCGCTCCACCGAGTACGCCCAGCTGGCGCAGAGCATCATCGAGAACGACTACCTCAACGGCGAGATCATCCGCCTGGACGGTGCCCTGCGCTTCCCACCCAGATGACGGCGCTCGACGGCAAGGTCGCGTTCGTCGCCGGGGCCAGCCGCGGCATCGGCGCGACGGTCGCCGAGGCGCTTGCCGCCGCGGGGGCCGCCGTCGTCGTCGCGGCGCGCTCCGAACGGCAGGGCAGGCTGCCCGGCACCATCGGCGCGGTGGCCGACCGGATCGTCGCCGCGGGCGGCCGGGCGCTGCCCGTCGCGTGCGACGTCACCAGCGAAGCGTCGGTGAACCACGCGGTCGACGCCGCGGTCACCGAATTCGGCGGCATCGACGTGCTCGTCGCCAATGCGGGCGTATTGTGGCTCGGCGCAATCGAATCCACGCCGCTGAAGCGATGGCAGCTGTGTCTCGACGTCAACCTCACGGGCGTCTTCCTCGTCACCAGGGCCGTCATCCCGCACGTGCGCGCCCGCGGCGGCGGCTCGCTGATCGCCGTGACGACCACCGGCGTGACGATGGTCGACCACGGAGCCAACGCCTACTGGGTGTCCAAGGCCGCCGCCGAACGGCTCTACCTCGGACTGGCGGCCGACCTGCGACCGGACAACGTCGCCGTCAACTGCCTGAGCCCGTCGCGGGTGGTGCTGACCGAGGGCTGGCAGGCCAGTGGCGGTGGCGTCGAGATCCCCCCCGACATGGTCGAGCCGCCCGAGGCGATGGCGAACGCGGCGGTGTGGTTGGCCCGGCAGGACGCGACGGGCGTCACGGGCACCGTTCAGCGCTCCGAATCCCTCGATCTCTCCGGCGAGCAGACGTAAAGGGCCCTGAATTGCCGTCATTGAGGGCCATTTGCGTCTGTTCGCGGGGAAGAAGTCAGCGCTTGGCCACCAGGCCGTCGACGATCCGGTTGAAGTCCGGCGTGCCGAACGACACGTACTCCGCGAGATTGGCGTAGTCCAGCGACGCCATGACGTTCTTCTCCAGCTGAATGTTCATCAGCCGCTTGGTGGCCTCGACGGCCTGCTGCGGCAGGGCCATCATCTTCTTCGCGCACGCGATGGCCTCGGCGAGCGGATCGGCGACGACGTGGTTGGCCAACCCCAGCTCGACGGCCCGATGCGCCTTGATCCGAACGCCGGTCAGCGCGAACTCCTTGGCCTGCAACAGGCTGATCTGCGACGGCCACACCAGCGGGCCGCCGTCGGCGGCGACCAGACCGATCTGCACGTGCGGGTCGGCGAAGTGCGCGGTCTCGGCGATGTAGACCACGTCTGAGAGCGCAGCGAGGCTGCAGCCCAACCCGACCGCGGGACCATTGACCGCGGCGATCACCGGGATGCGGCAGCGCACCATCCCGATGACGAGTTCCCTGCCGTGCTTGATCGTCTTCTGCCGCAACGCCTCGTCGTGCCGCAGCTCGTCGAGGTAGGTGAAGTCCCCGCCCGCCGAGAACGCCCGGCCCGCACCGGTGATCACGGCGGCGCGCGCATCGGCGTCCTCGTCGAGCGCGGCCCAGATCGTGGCCAGCCCGACGTGCAGGGCATCGTTGACGGCATTCAGCGCATCGGGTCGGTTGAGGGTGATGATCCGCAGACCGCCCTCGGCCCTGACGTCGATTTCGGCTGGCATGTCATACATTTCAGGCCCCCAGTCCCAGGATCCGCTGCGCGATGATGTTCTTCTGAATTTGGCTGGTGCCGCCCATGACGCTCTGGGCGCGGCTGTACATGTAGGCCTCGAACAGGTCTTTGTCACCGGTGCCCGCGGTGGCGAGCGCGGCGTGCCCGACGGACTGCTCGACCCACGTCATCAACAACTTGTCCAACGACCCCTGCGGTCCGTGCACGAGTCCGTCGAGTTGTTCGGACAGTCGCCGCCGCACGTGCAACCGCAGCATCTCGGTCTGCACCCACGCCCATGACAACTCCTCCGGTGGGGGTCCGTCGACGCGAGCCGCCAACTGCCGCACCAGCTTTCCGTACCGGGCCGAGAAGCCCAGCGTCGACGGCTCGCGTTCGTGGCTGACCACCGTCATCGCCAGCTTCCAGCCGTCGCCGGGCGCCCCGACCATGTGATCGGCCGGCACCCGCGCCCCGTCGAACTCGACCTGGCCGAATTCCTTGGTGACCCCGCTGATCATCTTCAGCGGCCGCTGCACGACGCCGTCCTGATGCATGGGCACGATGAACGCCGAGATCCCCCTGTGCTTGGGCACGTCCCTGTCGGTGCGCGCCAACAGCAGACACCAGTCGGCGACGTCGGAGTAACTCGTCCAGATCTTGTGGCCGTGGATCACGTACGCGTCCCCGTCGCGGACGGCCGTCGTCGTCAGCGACGCCAGATCGGACCCGGCGCCGGGCTCGCTGAACCCCTGACACCAGCGTTCGGTCCCGTTGATCATGCCGGGCAGGAACTTCTGTGCGAGGGCCGCGTCACCGTGGTGGCTGAGGCCGACGACGAGATACCCGAGGCTGGGCCGAGCGGGGGCGCCCGCCTTGGCGATCTCCTCGTCGACGATGACGTCGTACACCGGTGGAAGATCCTGTCCCCCATAGGCCTTGGGCCACGACGTGCCGAAGAAGCCGGCGGCGTAGAGCGCCTGGTGCCACTCCCCCGCCTTCGCCCAGTACTCGTCACCGGAGGTGGGGAACCGGCCCTTCTGTTCGAGCAGCCAGCCGCGCAGTCTGCTGCGGAAGTCGGCTTCCTCTGGAGAATCACGAAAGTCCAATGGTCAACTCCTCCAACGTGACCGGCCACGCCTCGGTGGCCGCGAGCACCCGGCGCAGGTACACGTGCGCGAGGCATTCCCAGGTATTGCCGATGCCACCGTGCACCTGAATCGACGTCTCGCACACCGTCCGGGCCGACCTGGCGCAGTAGATCTTCGCGATGCGGGCGGCCTCGACGGCCTCGGCGGGCGGCAGCTCGTCGACGGCCCACGCGGCGTGCCGCAGCACGCTGACGCACCCTTCGACGAGCGCGAGACCTTCGGCCAGCAGGTGTCGCACCGCCTGATAGGAGCCGATCGAGGCGCCGTACTGCTCGCGTATCTTGGCGTACTCGGTGGCCAGGGTCAGCGTGCCGCGAGCGGCGCCGACGACGTCTGCCGTCGTCGCGGTCAGCGCGAGCGCATACCAGCGCGCGGCGTCGTCGTGGGACAGCTCCGTCAGCTCGGCGGGTGACTCGACCACTCCGGCAAGGCTTCTGGTCAGGTCGACCGACTGCGGCTCCACGTCGGGCGCGGCCACCGCGCGACCGAGGCGACGGGTCAGGTCGTCGTGCAGGACGGGCCCGAGGAAGGGCACGTCGACGAGCCCGCGGGCGAATTCCTCGGCGACGAGGGCGACGTCGACGCCCGACGCGTCGTCGGAGCGCAGCGACCGCCAGCCCGTCGAGTCGACGGTCTTCTCCAGACGCGCCAAGCGCCCGTCGTCGTCGAGATCGGCGACCGATCCCGGCCCGAGGTCGTCGGCCAGTTTGGCCGCGGCCTCGCGCAGTTGTCGTTGTTCGGAGGTCAGACGGACGTCCACAGTCGCTCCTTGAGCACTCGGCGCAACACCTTTCCGGAAGGCAGACGGGGGATTTCGGGGACGAACACCACGTGGCTCGGCCTCTTGTAGGTGGCCAGCCGGTCGGCGACGAGGCCGATGAGTTCCTCGGCCGCCACCCCGCTGCGGCAAGCGACCGCCGCGACGATGGCCTCGCCGTCGGCATGGTCCGGCACCCCGAACACCGCGCAGTCGGCGACCGCCGGGTGCCCGTGCAGCACCGCCTCGATCTCGGCAGGCGCCACCTGGAACCCGCGGACCTTGATCATCTCCTTCGCGCGGTCGGTGATGCGGAGCCAGCCCTCGTCGTCGAGGTGGCCGACGTCGCCCGTGCGGTACCACCCGTCGTCGAACGCGTCCCCCGTCGCCTCTTCGGGCAGATATCCCGCCATCGCCGACGCGGACCGGACCTGAACTTCACCGGAAGCGTTGGCGGCCAACGGTCGTCCGTCGTCGAGGGACACGACGCGGATCTCGACACCGGGCACGGCGCGGCCCACGGTGTCCAGATGGCTGCCGTCCAGCGCGGTGCACGCGATCACCGGCAGCTCACTGGCGCCGTACGCACTCGCCCACCTCACCCCCGACCGCCGCGTCACCTCGGCGGCGACGCTCTGGGTCACCGGCGTGGCGCACCACATGACGTACCGCAGCGAGGACAGGTCGTAGGACTCCAGGGACGGGTGCGCGGCCAGCGCCAGTGCGATCGGCGCGACGGCCATCTCGATGGTGATGCGATCGGATTCCACGTGGCGCAGCATCTTCTCGACGTCGAAGCGGGGGTGCAGCCGCACCCAGGCACCGGCGTCGAGCGCGGTGGCGATGTTGAGCAGGCCGAGGATGTGCGACGGCGGGGTCATGATTTGCAAGCGGTCACTCGACGAGAGTGCCAGCGCCGCACGCCAATGCGTGATCGCCGTCGCGAATGCGCCGTGGGTGTGCCTGACCGCCTTCGGCATTCCCGTCGTACCGGAGCTGAACACGAACACCGCGTCGGCGGCCGGATCGACGGGCGCGAACTCCCGACGGCCGGGGGTGACGGGCTCGTCGAGGTGCAGCATCGGCATCGACTCGGCGAGGACCGGGCTGTCCCCGACCGCGTGCGTCGGTGCCGTCAACGCCAGCGCGTGCTCGACCTCGGCGCGCTTCCACGCCGTACTCACCAGGACGACCGCGGCCCCGAGCGCCCAGATGGCGTGTACCGCAACGACGAACTCCGGCCGGTTCGACGAGCCGAGGGCGACGCGGCCACCCGCACGCACACCGCGGTGTTCGAGCGCGGTCGCCATGCCGCTGATCAGTGCGTCGAGTTCGGCCCGCGTGTACTGCCGGTCGTCGAAGGCGAGGACGGGTACGTCAGTCATGACACCGAACCCCCGCCTTCCCTCGACCGGTTGAGAATATCCTATCGCTTATGGAGAATAGTATTCTCTTCAAGACAGAATGCCTATGCCAGGAGATTCGATGACCGCCGCACCCCGTCCGACCACCGAGGCCGGCGCCGACGTGACGATTCTCCTCGACCGCGCGACGACGACCGTCCCGCGCCGCGCCGGGGAGACCATCCTGGAGACCGCGCGTCGGGCCGGTCTGACGCCGCCGTTCTCCTGCGAGGCGGGCAACTGCGGCACGTGCATGGCCAAGCTCACCGAGGGTACCGCGACGATGCGCGTCAACGACGCCCTGATGGACGATGAGGTCGACGAGGGTTACGTGCTGACCTGCCAAGCGGTTCCGGATGCGGGGAACGTGGTCGTCGACTACGAGGACTGAACCTCCGCGGCGAGGGAGTGCTCGCCGAGCGACGGCGGCGCCCCGTAGGCGGGCCGGGCGCCGACGACGCGGATCGAGCTGCGCACCAGCCGGTAGTCCCCTGCCGACACCACGACCTCCGGGGTGTCGGCCAGCGCCTCGGGCAGCGTCCGCACCGCGGCCGCCGGGATGCCGAGCGGACGCAACCGCGCCTCCCACCCCAGCGCGGTGTCCCCGGCCAGCACCGCCGACACCGTCGCGAGCACGTCGTCGCGGTGGGCGGCCCGCTCGGCCATCGTCGGCCAGCCGGTGACGCCCGCCTCGGCGCAGAACGACCGCCAGAACCCGTCGTGGGTGATGAACAGCGCCAGATACCCGTCTCCGGTCGAAAACAGTTGCGCAGGAACGTAATACGAGTGCGCGCCGTTCGGGTAGCGCCGCGGCTCGACGCCGTCGTTGAGGTAGGCCGACGCCCGGTAGTTCAACTGCGAGAGCATGACGTCGCGCAGCGAGACGTCGACTTGACCACCGCGGCCGGAGACGATCATCGCCAACAGCCCGA
This region includes:
- a CDS encoding SDR family NAD(P)-dependent oxidoreductase: MDIEGNSAIVVGGAGGLGEATVRRLHAAGAKVVVADMADDKGKALESELGVRYVQTDATSEESVQAAIAEAVALGPLRISVDTHGGPASGGRLVGKDGSALALDGFKTTIEFYLTAVFNVMRLSAAAIAQSDPLEEGGRGVIVNTASIAGYEGQVGQLPYAAAKGGVLGMTLVAARDLSPLGIRVVTIAPGTINTPAYGKAADQLEQYWGPQVPFPKRMGRSTEYAQLAQSIIENDYLNGEIIRLDGALRFPPR
- a CDS encoding SDR family NAD(P)-dependent oxidoreductase → MTALDGKVAFVAGASRGIGATVAEALAAAGAAVVVAARSERQGRLPGTIGAVADRIVAAGGRALPVACDVTSEASVNHAVDAAVTEFGGIDVLVANAGVLWLGAIESTPLKRWQLCLDVNLTGVFLVTRAVIPHVRARGGGSLIAVTTTGVTMVDHGANAYWVSKAAAERLYLGLAADLRPDNVAVNCLSPSRVVLTEGWQASGGGVEIPPDMVEPPEAMANAAVWLARQDATGVTGTVQRSESLDLSGEQT
- a CDS encoding enoyl-CoA hydratase/isomerase family protein, giving the protein MYDMPAEIDVRAEGGLRIITLNRPDALNAVNDALHVGLATIWAALDEDADARAAVITGAGRAFSAGGDFTYLDELRHDEALRQKTIKHGRELVIGMVRCRIPVIAAVNGPAVGLGCSLAALSDVVYIAETAHFADPHVQIGLVAADGGPLVWPSQISLLQAKEFALTGVRIKAHRAVELGLANHVVADPLAEAIACAKKMMALPQQAVEATKRLMNIQLEKNVMASLDYANLAEYVSFGTPDFNRIVDGLVAKR
- a CDS encoding acyl-CoA dehydrogenase family protein, which encodes MDFRDSPEEADFRSRLRGWLLEQKGRFPTSGDEYWAKAGEWHQALYAAGFFGTSWPKAYGGQDLPPVYDVIVDEEIAKAGAPARPSLGYLVVGLSHHGDAALAQKFLPGMINGTERWCQGFSEPGAGSDLASLTTTAVRDGDAYVIHGHKIWTSYSDVADWCLLLARTDRDVPKHRGISAFIVPMHQDGVVQRPLKMISGVTKEFGQVEFDGARVPADHMVGAPGDGWKLAMTVVSHEREPSTLGFSARYGKLVRQLAARVDGPPPEELSWAWVQTEMLRLHVRRRLSEQLDGLVHGPQGSLDKLLMTWVEQSVGHAALATAGTGDKDLFEAYMYSRAQSVMGGTSQIQKNIIAQRILGLGA
- a CDS encoding acyl-CoA dehydrogenase family protein, yielding MDVRLTSEQRQLREAAAKLADDLGPGSVADLDDDGRLARLEKTVDSTGWRSLRSDDASGVDVALVAEEFARGLVDVPFLGPVLHDDLTRRLGRAVAAPDVEPQSVDLTRSLAGVVESPAELTELSHDDAARWYALALTATTADVVGAARGTLTLATEYAKIREQYGASIGSYQAVRHLLAEGLALVEGCVSVLRHAAWAVDELPPAEAVEAARIAKIYCARSARTVCETSIQVHGGIGNTWECLAHVYLRRVLAATEAWPVTLEELTIGLS
- a CDS encoding class I adenylate-forming enzyme family protein, which encodes MTDVPVLAFDDRQYTRAELDALISGMATALEHRGVRAGGRVALGSSNRPEFVVAVHAIWALGAAVVLVSTAWKRAEVEHALALTAPTHAVGDSPVLAESMPMLHLDEPVTPGRREFAPVDPAADAVFVFSSGTTGMPKAVRHTHGAFATAITHWRAALALSSSDRLQIMTPPSHILGLLNIATALDAGAWVRLHPRFDVEKMLRHVESDRITIEMAVAPIALALAAHPSLESYDLSSLRYVMWCATPVTQSVAAEVTRRSGVRWASAYGASELPVIACTALDGSHLDTVGRAVPGVEIRVVSLDDGRPLAANASGEVQVRSASAMAGYLPEEATGDAFDDGWYRTGDVGHLDDEGWLRITDRAKEMIKVRGFQVAPAEIEAVLHGHPAVADCAVFGVPDHADGEAIVAAVACRSGVAAEELIGLVADRLATYKRPSHVVFVPEIPRLPSGKVLRRVLKERLWTSV
- a CDS encoding 2Fe-2S iron-sulfur cluster-binding protein, which produces MTAAPRPTTEAGADVTILLDRATTTVPRRAGETILETARRAGLTPPFSCEAGNCGTCMAKLTEGTATMRVNDALMDDEVDEGYVLTCQAVPDAGNVVVDYED
- a CDS encoding CaiB/BaiF CoA transferase family protein; this translates as MPAGPLAGIRVLEVGHMLAGPYATMMLADLGAEVTKIEPPGGDISRQVSASYFASLNRGKRSVVMELATPEGQRRLGELVAQSHALLVNLKPSGIHRLGLTYQALRKHNEKIVCVALTGYGLEAGDDPAFDYVIQAATGIAALTGDPDAAPTLPGYSSADNSTGLTAAIGLLAMIVSGRGGQVDVSLRDVMLSQLNYRASAYLNDGVEPRRYPNGAHSYYVPAQLFSTGDGYLALFITHDGFWRSFCAEAGVTGWPTMAERAAHRDDVLATVSAVLAGDTALGWEARLRPLGIPAAAVRTLPEALADTPEVVVSAGDYRLVRSSIRVVGARPAYGAPPSLGEHSLAAEVQSS